One genomic segment of Drosophila melanogaster chromosome 3R includes these proteins:
- the CG6254 gene encoding uncharacterized protein produces the protein MSDILAETQAANRDSTIWHQWCRLCSKEHPTNQNVFFREAKQNSWASTMAMTIGKYFWVDIKREDELSNFLCSECFTLMDCLIEFSERVRKVQILFSKLQLLQSNNLMDYEKIREDCGVATDGWKHIMLGAVDESLPQNDEVFISEEQPIVCQTETSSKMKSEILMIPNFLVEKQCLQEKQDFPKEEDVIEEEMQISGVEEEILEEDVEEDLAEEEVETVEEEIDTVGEEVEAVEEELETQDATDCLVEEVEHMTEDRYIEESQIIEESQVSDFNMETYEIVQHNPQKEPVETKDTVESIESNEDTQEDISREHVTDEEDEISEVPAMYKCNICKKPYKKPKAYKRHMEEVHNTVADDLPQLECNQCKLCFPTVAQLHAHHRTHVRAKPKTDNCCPHCEKRFTTSGTLKRHIEGIHNQIKPYVCDLCGKSFNYITGLKDHKLVHTDECPFECPVCKRGFKNNARLKIHLDTHSAEIYECTVCGLKLKTRRTFNKHKLVHSDTRQFKCEVCGSAFKRSKTLKAHLILHTGIRPYKCNFCGRDFANGSNCRSHKRQAHPKELAEEEARGVTRSTLLPMLDELTIASKLLKTPAGPCKVKGSRPKAAPKDQDNGNESPTKDTDGAILYELVEELDYS, from the exons ATGTCGGATATTCTCGCAGAAACACAAGCCGCGAACAGAGATTCAACAATTTGGCACCAATGGTGTCGCCTGTGCTCCAAGGAGCATCCGACAAATCAAAATGTATTCTTCAGGGAGGCGAAACAAAACTCCTGGGCGAGCACAATGGCCATGACCATTGGCAAGTACTTTTGGGTCGAT ATCAAAAGGGAGGACGAGCTGAGCAATTTTCTGTGCTCCGAATGCTTCACATTGATGGACTGCCTCATCGAGTTTTCGGAGAGGGTTCGCAAAGTGCAGATCCTTTTCAGCAAATTGCAGTTGTTACAGTCTAATAATTTGATGGATTATGAGAAAATTCGAGAGGACTGCGGTGTGGCAACCGATGGATGGAAGCATATAATGCTCGGAGCCGTAGACGAAAGTCTTCCCCAGAATGACGAAGTATTCATCAGCGAGGAACAACCAATAGTCTGCCAAACAGAAACATCCAGtaaaatgaaaagtgaaatcCTAATGATACCAAATTTTTTGGTGGAAAAACAATGTCTTCAGGAAAAACAAGACTTTCCTAAAGAGGAAGATGTTATTGAAgaagaaatgcaaatttctgGGGTGGAAGAGGAAATCCTAGAAGAAGATGTGGAAGAAGATCTTGCCGAGGAAGAGGTTGAAACTGTGGAGGAAGAGATTGACACTGTGGGAGAAGAGGTTGAAGCTGTGGAGGAAGAGTTGGAAACCCAAGACGCTACAGATTGCTTAGTGGAGGAAGTGGAGCACATGACAGAGGATCGCTATATCGAGGAGTCGCAGATTATAGAAGAAAGCCAAGTTTCAGATTTCAACATGGAAACATATGAAATAGTACAACACAATCCGCAAAAAGAACCCGTAGAAACAAAAGACACCGTGGAATCTATAGAATCAAACGAGGATACCCAGGAAGATATCTCCCGAGAGCATGTAACCGATGAGGAGGATGAAATATCAGAGGTACCAGCCATGTATAAGtgcaatatttgcaaaaagcCGTATAAGAAACCCAAAGCCTACAAGCGTCACATGGAGGAGGTTCACAACACTGTGGCCGATGATCTGCCACAGTTGGAGTGCAATCAGTGCAAACTATGTTTTCCAACAGTCGCCCAACTGCATGCCCACCACCGAACCCATGTACGTGCCAAACCAAAGACAGATAACTGCTGTCCACACTGCGAAAAGCGCTTCACCACCTCGGGAACACTGAAGCGACACATAGAAGGCATCCACAACCAAATAAAGCCCTATGTGTGCGACCTCTGTGGCAAAAGCTTCAATTACATTACTGGACTGAAGGATCACAAACTTGTGCACACAGATGAGTGCCCCTTCGAGTGTCCCGTGTGCAAGCGAGGCTTTAAAAACAATGCGAGGTTAAAG ATCCATTTAGATACACACAGTGCCGAAATCTACGAGTGCACTGTATGTGGCTTGAAGTTAAAAACCCGACGCACAttcaacaaacacaaattgGTGCATTCAGATACACGGCAATTTAAGTGTGAAGTCTGCGGATCGGCGTTCAAGCGAAGTAAGACACTGAAGGCACATCTCATCCTTCACACCGGCATCCGGCCATATAAGTGCAATTTTTGCGGAAGAGACTTCGCCAATGGCTCCAACTGTCGATCGCACAAACGGCAGGCACACCCCAAGGAACTGGCCGAAGAGGAAGCTCGCGGAGTGACACGATCCACACTTCTTCCAATGCTGGACGAACTGACAATTGC GTCCAAGCTTTTAAAAACACCCGCAGGTCCTTGCAAAGTAAAGGGTAGTAGGCCAAAAGCTGCGCCCAAAGATCAAGATAATGGCAATGAATCTCCAACGAAGGACACCGATGGTGCCATCCTCTACGAGCTGGTCGAGGAGCTTGATTACTCCtaa
- the Best1 gene encoding bestrophin 1, isoform B: protein MTITYTGEVATCRGFGCFLKLLLRWRGSIYKLVWLDLLAFLTIYYAINMVYRFGLNPAQKETFEAIVQYCDSYRELIPLSFVLGFYVSIVMTRWWNQYTSIPWPDPIAVFVSSNVHGQDERGRMMRRTIMRYVCLCLTMVLANVSPRVKKRFPGLNNLVEAGLLNDNEKTIIETMNKAFPRPSKHWLPIVWAASIITRARKEGRIRDDFAVKTIIDELNKFRGQCGLLISYDTISVPLVYTQVVTLAVYSYFLTCCMGQQWTDGKVVGNTTYLNKVDLYFPVFTTLQFFFYMGWLKVAESLINPFGEDDDDFEVNWMVDRNLQVSYLIVDEMHHDHPELLKDQYWDEVFPNELPYTIAAERFRENHPEPSTAKIEVPKNAAMPSTMSSVRIDEMVGNANGDPAAAADAKAPNPVTGQVQVPGADTGVQTVTYDFPKGSPDEEADDASGIHFSAGNGKMRLDSSPSLVSVSGTLSRVNTVASALKRFLSRDDSRPGSATPSQDQPYKFPASASSASLSGAVVGSATSAGKPAGSLRITQQVIEEVDEQATITSMRANDPRPNVMDIFAQTSSGAGTSGPLQPPPAHSEPVDIPSRPPSYNRAQSQYEPNLFPPGGVDALLSTSAPAGGSPLLLSNAATAPSSPVGESSKSLYDPQKGASRETVESMDLRSSTDLLGDAAVQPEDEGDDFDKLKAEREKEKLMRQQKNLARTISTAPGMEATAVPMVPMVPVNVAVQQAQLQPVASSADLLAGGDQFSNSTMKSEDAINGS, encoded by the exons ATGGCGAGGAAGCATTTACAAACTGGTTTGGCTAGATCTTCTGGCCTTCTTGACCATTTACTATGCGATCAACATGGTGTATCGCTTTGGCCTCAACCCCGCACAAAAAGA AACCTTTGAGGCCATTGTTCAGTACTGTGATAGTTACAGAGAACTCATACCCCTGTCCTTCGTGCTTGGTTTCTATGTATCGATTGTGATGACCCGTTGGTGGAATCAGTACACCTCCATTCCCTGGCCAGATCCCATCGCCGTGTTTGTCAGCTCGAATGTCCATGGCCAGGATGAGCGAGGACGCATGATGAGGCGAACAATAATGCGATATGTGTGCCTTTGCCTGACGATGGTCCTGGCGAATGTTTCGCCGAGGGTGAAGAAGCGTTTCCCCGGCCTAAATAATCTGGTGGAAGCGGGTCTGCTAAATGACAATGAAAAGACCATCATCGAGACCATGAACAAGGCCTTTCCCAGACCTTCGAAGCACTGGCTGCCCATCGTTTGGGCTGCCAGTATTATAACCAGGGCCAGAAAGGAAGGTCGCATTCGTGATGATTTTGCTGTGAAGACCATCATCGATGAGCTAAATAAGTTTCGTGGTCAGTGTGGACTCCTCATCAGCTACGATACCATTAGTGTACCTCTGGTGTACACCCAAGTGGTGACCCTGGCGGTGTATTCGTACTTCCTTACCTGCTGCATGGGTCAACAATGGACCGATGGCAAGGTGGTGGGCAATACCACATACCTGAACAAGGTGGATCTATACTTTCCTGTATTTACAACGCTGCAGTTCTTCTTCTACATGGGTTGGCTCAAGGTGGCCGAGTCGCTGATAAATCCATTTGGCGAAGACGATGATGATTTTGAG GTCAACTGGATGGTGGATCGCAATCTTCAGGTGTCCTATCTGATCGTCGACGAGATGCACCATGACCATCCGGAGCTGTTAAAGGATCAGTACTGGGACGAGGTGTTCCCCAACGAGCTGCCCTACACAATAGCTGCCGAACGATTCCGGGAGAATCATCCAGAGCCGTCCACTGCCAAGATCGAGGTGCCCAAGAATGCGGCCATGCCATCGACAATGTCGTCCGTTCGCATCGATGAAATGGTTGGTAATGCTAATGGTGATCCCGCCGCCGCTGCGGATGCGAAAGCCCCGAACCCGGTTACGGGTCAAGTTCAAGTTCCGGGTGCGGACACCGGCGTCCAAACCGTTACTTATGATTTTCCCAAGGGCTCGCCAGATGAGGAG GCCGATGATGCCAGTGGCATTCACTTCTCAGCTGGAAATGGCAAAATGCGCCTGGATTCCTCGCCCTCGCTGGTGAGCGTTTCGGGAACTCTATCCCGGGTGAATACGGTGGCCTCGGCCCTCAAACGTTTCCTGAGCCGCGACGATAGCAGGCCGGGATCGGCAACGCCCAGTCAGGATCAGCCCTACAAATTCCCGGCCAGCGCCAGCTCGGCGAGTTTATCGGGTGCCGTGGTAGGATCGGCTACATCGGCCGGAAAACCAGCTGGCAGTCTTAGGATTACGCAGCAAGTGATCGAGGAGGTGGACGAACAGGCGACCATAACATCCATGAGAGCCAATGATCCACGTCCCAATGTCATGGACATATTCGCACAAACCTCGTCGGGAGCTGGAACCTCTGGACCGCTGCAGCCACCACCGGCCCACTCGGAACCGGTGGACATCCCGTCACGTCCGCCCTCATACAATCGGGCCCAATCCCAGTACGAACCCAACCTATTTCCACCTGGCGGAGTGGATGCACTGCTCAGTACTTCAGCTCCTGCGGGCGGAAGTCCCCTGCTCCTGTCTAATGCAGCCACTGCACCCAGTTCGCCAGTGGGCGAGAGCTCCAAGTCCCTATACGATCCACAAAAGGGCGCCAGCCGAGAGACAG TGGAGAGCATGGACCTGAGGTCCTCCACGGATCTACTCGGCGATGCGGCAGTGCAGCCCGAAGACGAGGGCGATGACTTCGATAAGCTGAAGGCGGAACGCGAGAAGGAGAAACTGATGCGACAGCAAAAGAATCTGGCCAGAACTATTAGCACCGCTCCGGGAATGGAAGCCACGGCTGTGCCGATGGTGCCAATGGTCCCAGTGAACGTGGCAGTGCAACAGGCACAGCTGCAACCAGTTGCATCCAGTGCCGATCTTCTGGCCGGCGGAGATCAGTTCTCCAATTCGACGATGAAATCGGAGGACGCCATCAACGGCAGTTGA
- the Best1 gene encoding bestrophin 1, isoform A: MTITYTGEVATCRGFGCFLKLLLRWRGSIYKLVWLDLLAFLTIYYAINMVYRFGLNPAQKETFEAIVQYCDSYRELIPLSFVLGFYVSIVMTRWWNQYTSIPWPDPIAVFVSSNVHGQDERGRMMRRTIMRYVCLCLTMVLANVSPRVKKRFPGLNNLVEAGLLNDNEKTIIETMNKAFPRPSKHWLPIVWAASIITRARKEGRIRDDFAVKTIIDELNKFRGQCGLLISYDTISVPLVYTQVVTLAVYSYFLTCCMGQQWTDGKVVGNTTYLNKVDLYFPVFTTLQFFFYMGWLKVAESLINPFGEDDDDFEVNWMVDRNLQVSYLIVDEMHHDHPELLKDQYWDEVFPNELPYTIAAERFRENHPEPSTAKIEVPKNAAMPSTMSSVRIDEMADDASGIHFSAGNGKMRLDSSPSLVSVSGTLSRVNTVASALKRFLSRDDSRPGSATPSQDQPYKFPASASSASLSGAVVGSATSAGKPAGSLRITQQVIEEVDEQATITSMRANDPRPNVMDIFAQTSSGAGTSGPLQPPPAHSEPVDIPSRPPSYNRAQSQYEPNLFPPGGVDALLSTSAPAGGSPLLLSNAATAPSSPVGESSKSLYDPQKGASRETVESMDLRSSTDLLGDAAVQPEDEGDDFDKLKAEREKEKLMRQQKNLARTISTAPGMEATAVPMVPMVPVNVAVQQAQLQPVASSADLLAGGDQFSNSTMKSEDAINGS; this comes from the exons ATGGCGAGGAAGCATTTACAAACTGGTTTGGCTAGATCTTCTGGCCTTCTTGACCATTTACTATGCGATCAACATGGTGTATCGCTTTGGCCTCAACCCCGCACAAAAAGA AACCTTTGAGGCCATTGTTCAGTACTGTGATAGTTACAGAGAACTCATACCCCTGTCCTTCGTGCTTGGTTTCTATGTATCGATTGTGATGACCCGTTGGTGGAATCAGTACACCTCCATTCCCTGGCCAGATCCCATCGCCGTGTTTGTCAGCTCGAATGTCCATGGCCAGGATGAGCGAGGACGCATGATGAGGCGAACAATAATGCGATATGTGTGCCTTTGCCTGACGATGGTCCTGGCGAATGTTTCGCCGAGGGTGAAGAAGCGTTTCCCCGGCCTAAATAATCTGGTGGAAGCGGGTCTGCTAAATGACAATGAAAAGACCATCATCGAGACCATGAACAAGGCCTTTCCCAGACCTTCGAAGCACTGGCTGCCCATCGTTTGGGCTGCCAGTATTATAACCAGGGCCAGAAAGGAAGGTCGCATTCGTGATGATTTTGCTGTGAAGACCATCATCGATGAGCTAAATAAGTTTCGTGGTCAGTGTGGACTCCTCATCAGCTACGATACCATTAGTGTACCTCTGGTGTACACCCAAGTGGTGACCCTGGCGGTGTATTCGTACTTCCTTACCTGCTGCATGGGTCAACAATGGACCGATGGCAAGGTGGTGGGCAATACCACATACCTGAACAAGGTGGATCTATACTTTCCTGTATTTACAACGCTGCAGTTCTTCTTCTACATGGGTTGGCTCAAGGTGGCCGAGTCGCTGATAAATCCATTTGGCGAAGACGATGATGATTTTGAG GTCAACTGGATGGTGGATCGCAATCTTCAGGTGTCCTATCTGATCGTCGACGAGATGCACCATGACCATCCGGAGCTGTTAAAGGATCAGTACTGGGACGAGGTGTTCCCCAACGAGCTGCCCTACACAATAGCTGCCGAACGATTCCGGGAGAATCATCCAGAGCCGTCCACTGCCAAGATCGAGGTGCCCAAGAATGCGGCCATGCCATCGACAATGTCGTCCGTTCGCATCGATGAAATG GCCGATGATGCCAGTGGCATTCACTTCTCAGCTGGAAATGGCAAAATGCGCCTGGATTCCTCGCCCTCGCTGGTGAGCGTTTCGGGAACTCTATCCCGGGTGAATACGGTGGCCTCGGCCCTCAAACGTTTCCTGAGCCGCGACGATAGCAGGCCGGGATCGGCAACGCCCAGTCAGGATCAGCCCTACAAATTCCCGGCCAGCGCCAGCTCGGCGAGTTTATCGGGTGCCGTGGTAGGATCGGCTACATCGGCCGGAAAACCAGCTGGCAGTCTTAGGATTACGCAGCAAGTGATCGAGGAGGTGGACGAACAGGCGACCATAACATCCATGAGAGCCAATGATCCACGTCCCAATGTCATGGACATATTCGCACAAACCTCGTCGGGAGCTGGAACCTCTGGACCGCTGCAGCCACCACCGGCCCACTCGGAACCGGTGGACATCCCGTCACGTCCGCCCTCATACAATCGGGCCCAATCCCAGTACGAACCCAACCTATTTCCACCTGGCGGAGTGGATGCACTGCTCAGTACTTCAGCTCCTGCGGGCGGAAGTCCCCTGCTCCTGTCTAATGCAGCCACTGCACCCAGTTCGCCAGTGGGCGAGAGCTCCAAGTCCCTATACGATCCACAAAAGGGCGCCAGCCGAGAGACAG TGGAGAGCATGGACCTGAGGTCCTCCACGGATCTACTCGGCGATGCGGCAGTGCAGCCCGAAGACGAGGGCGATGACTTCGATAAGCTGAAGGCGGAACGCGAGAAGGAGAAACTGATGCGACAGCAAAAGAATCTGGCCAGAACTATTAGCACCGCTCCGGGAATGGAAGCCACGGCTGTGCCGATGGTGCCAATGGTCCCAGTGAACGTGGCAGTGCAACAGGCACAGCTGCAACCAGTTGCATCCAGTGCCGATCTTCTGGCCGGCGGAGATCAGTTCTCCAATTCGACGATGAAATCGGAGGACGCCATCAACGGCAGTTGA
- the Best1 gene encoding bestrophin 1, isoform D — protein sequence MTITYTGEVATCRGFGCFLKLLLRWRGSIYKLVWLDLLAFLTIYYAINMVYRFGLNPAQKETFEAIVQYCDSYRELIPLSFVLGFYVSIVMTRWWNQYTSIPWPDPIAVFVSSNVHGQDERGRMMRRTIMRYVCLCLTMVLANVSPRVKKRFPGLNNLVEAGLLNDNEKTIIETMNKAFPRPSKHWLPIVWAASIITRARKEGRIRDDFAVKTIIDELNKFRGQCGLLISYDTISVPLVYTQVVTLAVYSYFLTCCMGQQWTDGKVVGNTTYLNKVDLYFPVFTTLQFFFYMGWLKVAESLINPFGEDDDDFEVNWMVDRNLQVSYLIVDEMHHDHPELLKDQYWDEVFPNELPYTIAAERFRENHPEPSTAKIEVPKNAAMPSTMSSVRIDEMADDASGIHFSAGNGKMRLDSSPSLVSVSGTLSRVNTVASALKRFLSRDDSRPGSATPSQDQPYKFPASASSASLSGAVVGSATSAGKPAGSLRITQQVIEEVDEQATITSMRANDPRPNVMDIFAQTSSGAGTSGPLQPPPAHSEPVDIPSRPPSYNRAQSQYEPNLFPPGGVDALLSTSAPAGGSPLLLSNAATAPSSPVGESSKSLYDPQKGASRETERPDAPQVFRWFVTPVESMDLRSSTDLLGDAAVQPEDEGDDFDKLKAEREKEKLMRQQKNLARTISTAPGMEATAVPMVPMVPVNVAVQQAQLQPVASSADLLAGGDQFSNSTMKSEDAINGS from the exons ATGGCGAGGAAGCATTTACAAACTGGTTTGGCTAGATCTTCTGGCCTTCTTGACCATTTACTATGCGATCAACATGGTGTATCGCTTTGGCCTCAACCCCGCACAAAAAGA AACCTTTGAGGCCATTGTTCAGTACTGTGATAGTTACAGAGAACTCATACCCCTGTCCTTCGTGCTTGGTTTCTATGTATCGATTGTGATGACCCGTTGGTGGAATCAGTACACCTCCATTCCCTGGCCAGATCCCATCGCCGTGTTTGTCAGCTCGAATGTCCATGGCCAGGATGAGCGAGGACGCATGATGAGGCGAACAATAATGCGATATGTGTGCCTTTGCCTGACGATGGTCCTGGCGAATGTTTCGCCGAGGGTGAAGAAGCGTTTCCCCGGCCTAAATAATCTGGTGGAAGCGGGTCTGCTAAATGACAATGAAAAGACCATCATCGAGACCATGAACAAGGCCTTTCCCAGACCTTCGAAGCACTGGCTGCCCATCGTTTGGGCTGCCAGTATTATAACCAGGGCCAGAAAGGAAGGTCGCATTCGTGATGATTTTGCTGTGAAGACCATCATCGATGAGCTAAATAAGTTTCGTGGTCAGTGTGGACTCCTCATCAGCTACGATACCATTAGTGTACCTCTGGTGTACACCCAAGTGGTGACCCTGGCGGTGTATTCGTACTTCCTTACCTGCTGCATGGGTCAACAATGGACCGATGGCAAGGTGGTGGGCAATACCACATACCTGAACAAGGTGGATCTATACTTTCCTGTATTTACAACGCTGCAGTTCTTCTTCTACATGGGTTGGCTCAAGGTGGCCGAGTCGCTGATAAATCCATTTGGCGAAGACGATGATGATTTTGAG GTCAACTGGATGGTGGATCGCAATCTTCAGGTGTCCTATCTGATCGTCGACGAGATGCACCATGACCATCCGGAGCTGTTAAAGGATCAGTACTGGGACGAGGTGTTCCCCAACGAGCTGCCCTACACAATAGCTGCCGAACGATTCCGGGAGAATCATCCAGAGCCGTCCACTGCCAAGATCGAGGTGCCCAAGAATGCGGCCATGCCATCGACAATGTCGTCCGTTCGCATCGATGAAATG GCCGATGATGCCAGTGGCATTCACTTCTCAGCTGGAAATGGCAAAATGCGCCTGGATTCCTCGCCCTCGCTGGTGAGCGTTTCGGGAACTCTATCCCGGGTGAATACGGTGGCCTCGGCCCTCAAACGTTTCCTGAGCCGCGACGATAGCAGGCCGGGATCGGCAACGCCCAGTCAGGATCAGCCCTACAAATTCCCGGCCAGCGCCAGCTCGGCGAGTTTATCGGGTGCCGTGGTAGGATCGGCTACATCGGCCGGAAAACCAGCTGGCAGTCTTAGGATTACGCAGCAAGTGATCGAGGAGGTGGACGAACAGGCGACCATAACATCCATGAGAGCCAATGATCCACGTCCCAATGTCATGGACATATTCGCACAAACCTCGTCGGGAGCTGGAACCTCTGGACCGCTGCAGCCACCACCGGCCCACTCGGAACCGGTGGACATCCCGTCACGTCCGCCCTCATACAATCGGGCCCAATCCCAGTACGAACCCAACCTATTTCCACCTGGCGGAGTGGATGCACTGCTCAGTACTTCAGCTCCTGCGGGCGGAAGTCCCCTGCTCCTGTCTAATGCAGCCACTGCACCCAGTTCGCCAGTGGGCGAGAGCTCCAAGTCCCTATACGATCCACAAAAGGGCGCCAGCCGAGAGACAG AGAGGCCCGATGCACCGCAGGTTTTCAGGTGGTTCGTCACGCCCG TGGAGAGCATGGACCTGAGGTCCTCCACGGATCTACTCGGCGATGCGGCAGTGCAGCCCGAAGACGAGGGCGATGACTTCGATAAGCTGAAGGCGGAACGCGAGAAGGAGAAACTGATGCGACAGCAAAAGAATCTGGCCAGAACTATTAGCACCGCTCCGGGAATGGAAGCCACGGCTGTGCCGATGGTGCCAATGGTCCCAGTGAACGTGGCAGTGCAACAGGCACAGCTGCAACCAGTTGCATCCAGTGCCGATCTTCTGGCCGGCGGAGATCAGTTCTCCAATTCGACGATGAAATCGGAGGACGCCATCAACGGCAGTTGA
- the Best1 gene encoding bestrophin 1, isoform C: MTITYTGEVATCRGFGCFLKLLLRWRGSIYKLVWLDLLAFLTIYYAINMVYRFGLNPAQKETFEAIVQYCDSYRELIPLSFVLGFYVSIVMTRWWNQYTSIPWPDPIAVFVSSNVHGQDERGRMMRRTIMRYVCLCLTMVLANVSPRVKKRFPGLNNLVEAGLLNDNEKTIIETMNKAFPRPSKHWLPIVWAASIITRARKEGRIRDDFAVKTIIDELNKFRGQCGLLISYDTISVPLVYTQVVTLAVYSYFLTCCMGQQWTDGKVVGNTTYLNKVDLYFPVFTTLQFFFYMGWLKVAESLINPFGEDDDDFEVNWMVDRNLQVSYLIVDEMHHDHPELLKDQYWDEVFPNELPYTIAAERFRENHPEPSTAKIEVPKNAAMPSTMSSVRIDEMVGNANGDPAAAADAKAPNPVTGQVQVPGADTGVQTVTYDFPKGSPDEEADDASGIHFSAGNGKMRLDSSPSLVSVSGTLSRVNTVASALKRFLSRDDSRPGSATPSQDQPYKFPASASSASLSGAVVGSATSAGKPAGSLRITQQVIEEVDEQATITSMRANDPRPNVMDIFAQTSSGAGTSGPLQPPPAHSEPVDIPSRPPSYNRAQSQYEPNLFPPGGVDALLSTSAPAGGSPLLLSNAATAPSSPVGESSKSLYDPQKGASRETERPDAPQVFRWFVTPVESMDLRSSTDLLGDAAVQPEDEGDDFDKLKAEREKEKLMRQQKNLARTISTAPGMEATAVPMVPMVPVNVAVQQAQLQPVASSADLLAGGDQFSNSTMKSEDAINGS, translated from the exons ATGGCGAGGAAGCATTTACAAACTGGTTTGGCTAGATCTTCTGGCCTTCTTGACCATTTACTATGCGATCAACATGGTGTATCGCTTTGGCCTCAACCCCGCACAAAAAGA AACCTTTGAGGCCATTGTTCAGTACTGTGATAGTTACAGAGAACTCATACCCCTGTCCTTCGTGCTTGGTTTCTATGTATCGATTGTGATGACCCGTTGGTGGAATCAGTACACCTCCATTCCCTGGCCAGATCCCATCGCCGTGTTTGTCAGCTCGAATGTCCATGGCCAGGATGAGCGAGGACGCATGATGAGGCGAACAATAATGCGATATGTGTGCCTTTGCCTGACGATGGTCCTGGCGAATGTTTCGCCGAGGGTGAAGAAGCGTTTCCCCGGCCTAAATAATCTGGTGGAAGCGGGTCTGCTAAATGACAATGAAAAGACCATCATCGAGACCATGAACAAGGCCTTTCCCAGACCTTCGAAGCACTGGCTGCCCATCGTTTGGGCTGCCAGTATTATAACCAGGGCCAGAAAGGAAGGTCGCATTCGTGATGATTTTGCTGTGAAGACCATCATCGATGAGCTAAATAAGTTTCGTGGTCAGTGTGGACTCCTCATCAGCTACGATACCATTAGTGTACCTCTGGTGTACACCCAAGTGGTGACCCTGGCGGTGTATTCGTACTTCCTTACCTGCTGCATGGGTCAACAATGGACCGATGGCAAGGTGGTGGGCAATACCACATACCTGAACAAGGTGGATCTATACTTTCCTGTATTTACAACGCTGCAGTTCTTCTTCTACATGGGTTGGCTCAAGGTGGCCGAGTCGCTGATAAATCCATTTGGCGAAGACGATGATGATTTTGAG GTCAACTGGATGGTGGATCGCAATCTTCAGGTGTCCTATCTGATCGTCGACGAGATGCACCATGACCATCCGGAGCTGTTAAAGGATCAGTACTGGGACGAGGTGTTCCCCAACGAGCTGCCCTACACAATAGCTGCCGAACGATTCCGGGAGAATCATCCAGAGCCGTCCACTGCCAAGATCGAGGTGCCCAAGAATGCGGCCATGCCATCGACAATGTCGTCCGTTCGCATCGATGAAATGGTTGGTAATGCTAATGGTGATCCCGCCGCCGCTGCGGATGCGAAAGCCCCGAACCCGGTTACGGGTCAAGTTCAAGTTCCGGGTGCGGACACCGGCGTCCAAACCGTTACTTATGATTTTCCCAAGGGCTCGCCAGATGAGGAG GCCGATGATGCCAGTGGCATTCACTTCTCAGCTGGAAATGGCAAAATGCGCCTGGATTCCTCGCCCTCGCTGGTGAGCGTTTCGGGAACTCTATCCCGGGTGAATACGGTGGCCTCGGCCCTCAAACGTTTCCTGAGCCGCGACGATAGCAGGCCGGGATCGGCAACGCCCAGTCAGGATCAGCCCTACAAATTCCCGGCCAGCGCCAGCTCGGCGAGTTTATCGGGTGCCGTGGTAGGATCGGCTACATCGGCCGGAAAACCAGCTGGCAGTCTTAGGATTACGCAGCAAGTGATCGAGGAGGTGGACGAACAGGCGACCATAACATCCATGAGAGCCAATGATCCACGTCCCAATGTCATGGACATATTCGCACAAACCTCGTCGGGAGCTGGAACCTCTGGACCGCTGCAGCCACCACCGGCCCACTCGGAACCGGTGGACATCCCGTCACGTCCGCCCTCATACAATCGGGCCCAATCCCAGTACGAACCCAACCTATTTCCACCTGGCGGAGTGGATGCACTGCTCAGTACTTCAGCTCCTGCGGGCGGAAGTCCCCTGCTCCTGTCTAATGCAGCCACTGCACCCAGTTCGCCAGTGGGCGAGAGCTCCAAGTCCCTATACGATCCACAAAAGGGCGCCAGCCGAGAGACAG AGAGGCCCGATGCACCGCAGGTTTTCAGGTGGTTCGTCACGCCCG TGGAGAGCATGGACCTGAGGTCCTCCACGGATCTACTCGGCGATGCGGCAGTGCAGCCCGAAGACGAGGGCGATGACTTCGATAAGCTGAAGGCGGAACGCGAGAAGGAGAAACTGATGCGACAGCAAAAGAATCTGGCCAGAACTATTAGCACCGCTCCGGGAATGGAAGCCACGGCTGTGCCGATGGTGCCAATGGTCCCAGTGAACGTGGCAGTGCAACAGGCACAGCTGCAACCAGTTGCATCCAGTGCCGATCTTCTGGCCGGCGGAGATCAGTTCTCCAATTCGACGATGAAATCGGAGGACGCCATCAACGGCAGTTGA